The window AACTATATATTAGTCTGTTGTCAAATAATTAACAAACTAATTAATTACCATCCTGTTTTATTCAATATTTTCTCCATTTGTTTTGCATTATCTTCCAGCTTTATCTTTGTCACTATAAAAGCACCACTCTCTGCTTCTCTGCAACACATTATTACTACCCACTCATCTAGAGAGAGAACAAGAAGCTCAGATATGGAAGGCAAAGAAGAAGATGTTAGAGTCGGAGCCAACAAGTTTCCTGAGAGACAGCCGATCGGAACATCGGCTCAGAGCGACAAGGACTACAAGGAGCCACCTCCTGCTCCCTTGTTCGAGCCTGGCGAGCTTGCTTCGTGGTCCTTCTGGAGAGCAGGGATCGCCGAGTTCATCGCCACGTTTCTGTTCCTTTACATCACTGTTTTGACCGTCATGGGTGTCAAGAGGTCGCCGAACATGTGTGCTTCTGTCGGAATCCAAGGCATCGCTTGGGCTTTCGGTGGTATGATCTTCGCTCTCGTCTACTGCACCGCTGGTATCTCCGGTAAGTCACCACCAACACGTTTCAAAACTCTCAGATCTAACGTTTGTATATGATTAGATCTTAGTGTTTAGACTGTTTAGTGAAGAACTAAACTAGGGTTTACAAAAACATGTAACTAGGTTGGTTgtgtaagaaaagaaaataaactaaGGAGCAATAATAATTGagaatttttaccaaaaaaaaaagttttaccaaaaaagtaataattgaggaattttaccaaaaaataataattgaagaaatctttttttttttaaattgaggatttttttttttaatttgtagatgTTTGTAATAACGATTTGTGTTGTGTTATGGCCTCTCTCAGGTGGACACATCAACCCAGCTGTCACGTTCGGTCTGTTCTTGGCAAGAAAGCTTTCGCTGACACGAGCTGTGTACTACATAGTGATGCAGTGCTTAGGAGCTATCTGTGGAGCTGGTGTGGTCAAGGGGTTCCAA is drawn from Brassica rapa cultivar Chiifu-401-42 chromosome A05, CAAS_Brap_v3.01, whole genome shotgun sequence and contains these coding sequences:
- the LOC103866937 gene encoding aquaporin PIP1-2 isoform X2; protein product: MEGKEEDVRVGANKFPERQPIGTSAQSDKDYKEPPPAPLFEPGELASWSFWRAGIAEFIATFLFLYITVLTVMGVKRSPNMCASVGIQGIAWAFGGMIFALVYCTAGISGGHINPAVTFGLFLARKLSLTRAVYYIVMQCLGAICGAGVVKGFQPKQYQALGGGANTVAPGYTKGSGLGAEIIGTFVLVYTVFSATDAKRNARDSHVPILAPLPIGFAVFLVHLATIPITGTGINPARSLGAAIIFNKDNAWDDHVMGLLGWTIHRCCTRCSIPRDRHQSHPIQVQKLIELLFINLAFCSLSLVFLL
- the LOC103866937 gene encoding aquaporin PIP1-2 isoform X1; translated protein: MEGKEEDVRVGANKFPERQPIGTSAQSDKDYKEPPPAPLFEPGELASWSFWRAGIAEFIATFLFLYITVLTVMGVKRSPNMCASVGIQGIAWAFGGMIFALVYCTAGISGGHINPAVTFGLFLARKLSLTRAVYYIVMQCLGAICGAGVVKGFQPKQYQALGGGANTVAPGYTKGSGLGAEIIGTFVLVYTVFSATDAKRNARDSHVPILAPLPIGFAVFLVHLATIPITGTGINPARSLGAAIIFNKDNAWDDHWVFWVGPFIGAALAALYHVIVIRAIPFKSRS